The following proteins are co-located in the Echinicola sp. 20G genome:
- a CDS encoding discoidin domain-containing protein has product MKKSQILCFLLFAGLYGCSMENVEPDPPVVDDEEEEEEVVDLGNYDSDYNYNLNVVYFVPADIEPLENYHERLSGIMLFMQDWFQDEMTELGFPGKTFGLLKSEVDPDYVKVIVVRGQGGQEDYPYEGGGNAAGNEIRSYFNAHPDEEAGAHTLVFMPSRTGENGWDAGGVPFYGLGKWCYALDYLNYDMRYWQDGSRQGDELWIGGTIHELGHGLNLPHNKHKATDGWTSMMSWGNHEFNDTPDQVKLTFADALILNNNQIMNKDAGSDHYQGDLGFNLKSMRIYADGENLYLKSRFESEIDINGVIVYNDPKTSEGDGNYNAITWATKNIIDGDSISLTMPLAGIDQDFKQYPFEMRVRFCHVNGNFTELKYAYAYEGGKPNIDEKLKEVNEISKENWEVVGVSSEELVGGGTNKGAASNMLDGKDDTFWHSQWYQASPPFPHHFILDLEKAEVVQGMVFGQRLDKYNGRVKTVNVEISNDANSWIDLGQFSVGDTTKEMVEFTSSQSFRYIKVTVTEGHDNGSGENVYFTHLAEFGLY; this is encoded by the coding sequence ATGAAAAAAAGTCAAATTTTGTGTTTTCTATTGTTTGCGGGACTCTACGGTTGTTCTATGGAGAATGTTGAGCCAGATCCTCCCGTGGTGGATGATGAAGAGGAGGAAGAAGAAGTAGTGGATCTGGGCAATTATGACTCAGATTATAACTACAATTTGAACGTTGTATATTTCGTTCCTGCGGACATCGAGCCATTAGAAAACTATCACGAGCGGTTATCGGGGATCATGCTGTTCATGCAGGATTGGTTCCAGGATGAAATGACCGAATTAGGCTTTCCCGGCAAAACCTTTGGACTACTAAAGAGTGAAGTGGACCCTGACTATGTAAAAGTGATTGTTGTTCGAGGACAAGGGGGACAAGAGGATTATCCGTATGAGGGAGGAGGAAATGCAGCAGGAAATGAGATCAGATCGTACTTTAATGCACATCCTGACGAGGAGGCAGGAGCACACACTTTGGTGTTTATGCCTAGTCGTACCGGTGAAAATGGTTGGGATGCTGGAGGTGTACCTTTTTATGGACTCGGAAAGTGGTGCTACGCGCTGGATTACTTAAACTATGATATGCGATATTGGCAGGATGGTAGCAGGCAGGGTGATGAGCTATGGATTGGGGGAACCATTCATGAGTTGGGGCATGGGTTGAATTTACCCCACAACAAGCATAAAGCAACAGATGGTTGGACTTCCATGATGTCTTGGGGAAACCATGAGTTCAATGATACCCCTGATCAGGTAAAGTTGACTTTTGCGGACGCTTTGATCCTTAATAACAATCAAATCATGAACAAAGATGCGGGCAGTGATCACTACCAGGGTGATTTAGGCTTTAACCTGAAATCAATGCGGATTTACGCGGATGGGGAAAATTTATACCTGAAGAGTCGTTTTGAATCTGAGATAGATATTAACGGTGTGATCGTTTATAATGACCCAAAAACGAGTGAGGGAGATGGGAATTACAATGCCATCACTTGGGCTACCAAAAACATCATTGATGGAGATAGTATTTCCCTCACAATGCCCTTGGCTGGAATTGACCAAGATTTTAAACAATATCCGTTTGAGATGAGGGTAAGGTTCTGCCATGTAAATGGCAATTTTACAGAGCTTAAATATGCTTATGCCTATGAAGGAGGTAAACCCAATATCGATGAGAAACTCAAGGAAGTAAATGAAATTTCCAAGGAGAATTGGGAAGTAGTTGGTGTATCCTCTGAAGAGTTGGTAGGTGGTGGTACCAACAAGGGTGCTGCCTCTAATATGTTAGATGGGAAGGATGATACATTTTGGCATTCCCAGTGGTATCAAGCTAGTCCTCCTTTTCCTCACCATTTTATTTTAGACCTGGAAAAGGCCGAGGTTGTTCAAGGAATGGTGTTTGGCCAGCGATTGGATAAGTATAATGGTAGGGTAAAAACCGTCAATGTGGAAATCAGCAATGACGCCAATAGCTGGATTGACTTGGGTCAGTTTTCAGTTGGTGATACAACTAAGGAAATGGTTGAGTTTACTTCGTCCCAATCTTTCCGATATATTAAGGTCACGGTTACGGAAGGTCATGATAATGGAAGTGGTGAAAATGTATACTTCACCCACTTGGCTGAGTTTGGTCTTTACTAA
- a CDS encoding acyltransferase family protein, whose amino-acid sequence MMPEIPKTSNDRLLSLDFYRGLTMFLLIAEFSQLFSYLVSPDLEGTFIYTLGEQFHHVEWEGLHFWDLIQPFFMFIVGVAMPLSFTKRMEKGDSYAQLSKHAYWRAFWLLILGWALYCIGPGRIVFRFQNVLAQLGVTYILAFWVLRKSPAIQIGFSILLILISELLYRFFPVVGFDQAFVAGENFGAWFNILISGKEDGGHWAMFNAIPTAAHTIWGVCAGQLLLRKSSDKKKLQVLLLAGLLALIFGYGISPFTPIIKRISTSSFVFASGGWSLIALVICYWWIDVRKNQRGVWFFAIVGLNPLFIYLFAHVGGADLIRDILLPFSNALFAWMGELSAAIVLSLLVLFAMWYICFWLYKKKIFFRI is encoded by the coding sequence ATGATGCCCGAAATACCTAAAACCTCAAATGATCGATTATTGTCTCTCGATTTTTATCGAGGACTGACCATGTTTCTTTTGATCGCTGAATTTTCCCAGCTGTTTTCCTATCTGGTGTCCCCTGACTTGGAAGGGACTTTTATTTACACATTGGGCGAACAGTTTCATCATGTCGAATGGGAAGGCTTACATTTTTGGGATTTGATCCAGCCCTTTTTTATGTTTATTGTAGGTGTAGCCATGCCCCTGTCTTTTACCAAAAGAATGGAGAAAGGGGATTCATATGCTCAACTTAGCAAGCATGCTTATTGGAGGGCCTTTTGGTTATTGATTTTGGGATGGGCTTTGTATTGTATCGGTCCAGGAAGGATAGTTTTCCGTTTTCAGAATGTATTGGCTCAATTGGGGGTTACTTATATTTTAGCTTTTTGGGTTCTTCGTAAATCTCCTGCGATTCAGATTGGTTTTTCTATTTTGTTGATATTGATCAGTGAGTTGCTGTATAGGTTTTTTCCTGTAGTGGGATTTGATCAAGCTTTTGTCGCAGGGGAGAATTTTGGAGCTTGGTTCAATATATTGATTTCTGGTAAGGAAGATGGAGGTCACTGGGCGATGTTCAACGCCATTCCTACAGCGGCTCATACCATTTGGGGTGTTTGCGCTGGACAATTGCTACTCAGAAAAAGCTCAGATAAGAAAAAGCTCCAGGTGTTATTGTTGGCGGGGCTATTGGCTTTGATATTTGGTTATGGAATTAGCCCGTTTACTCCGATTATTAAACGGATCTCAACGAGTAGCTTTGTGTTTGCTTCTGGAGGTTGGTCCTTGATTGCTTTGGTTATATGTTATTGGTGGATAGATGTTCGTAAAAATCAGAGAGGCGTGTGGTTCTTTGCTATCGTTGGATTGAACCCATTGTTCATCTACCTCTTTGCCCATGTGGGTGGAGCGGACCTGATCCGGGATATTTTACTTCCTTTTTCTAACGCCCTGTTTGCTTGGATGGGAGAGTTGAGCGCTGCTATTGTGCTCAGTCTTTTGGTGCTTTTTGCGATGTGGTACATCTGCTTTTGGCTATATAAAAAGAAGATATTCTTCCGAATATAG
- a CDS encoding peptide-N-glycosidase F-related protein, with amino-acid sequence MKQFQLTLLCLLIVQTVSFADSNDTIQVISHDAITVVTDPSKGEKSYTHWAVFPDQKEAIRKIIMKIKFACPDNMRCADWDYVDHITLKRIGGKDGEMMDYEIGRMLTPYGGAFGEDWEFDWAVDVTDFSLLLRDSVEIEYKHTGYEPNKDRGWKVTVAFDLIKGQPTMEPVSITKIYQGHYRYGDEENPIENVLKPINVSKEEGTSLGRFRIIQTGHGMDRPDGCGEFCNKFRDFLLDGKVMASRQIWKQCGENPLYPQAGTWIFDRANWCPGDLIQPDIYDFEFSQASRTVQLQMENYASPKPSANELISAYVIQYKPYVEKNDVSIEDVIIPSNKAIHSRVNPAAFGPTIIVKNNGANTLNSLQIDHGGESQKPIKFQWKGNLKPGATDTIRMDGVIPQEGKLQYNFELSKPNGKRDGYTEDNQMTSSYSRTPVHEPNLIFHLETNHAAEENAYKIINAKGNIIFDRVLGTLAADTTYKDSLNLPSGAYRLVLTDKGGDGLEFWYKTKAGRGKAILLNQEGKILKSFDSDFGSSITYNFTVGENTDPIKEDEISLGVFPTRTNDFTYFDYLSNNPEEVFIRLIKDPGGEVVEEHHYLDFKEGRLTFDLSRYPKSRYYFRVYVKGKVVYNKRVRVKE; translated from the coding sequence ATGAAGCAATTTCAACTCACATTGCTGTGTTTACTAATTGTCCAGACAGTAAGCTTTGCTGACTCAAATGACACCATTCAAGTTATCAGTCATGATGCCATCACAGTCGTGACAGATCCTTCTAAGGGAGAAAAATCCTATACCCATTGGGCCGTATTTCCGGATCAAAAAGAAGCGATTAGAAAAATCATCATGAAGATCAAATTCGCCTGTCCTGACAACATGCGCTGTGCTGATTGGGATTATGTGGATCATATTACCTTGAAGCGAATCGGTGGGAAAGATGGGGAAATGATGGATTATGAGATCGGCCGGATGCTAACACCTTACGGTGGTGCTTTTGGTGAAGATTGGGAATTCGACTGGGCAGTAGATGTGACAGACTTTAGCTTATTACTTCGAGACAGTGTAGAAATAGAGTACAAGCACACTGGCTATGAGCCTAACAAGGACCGTGGCTGGAAGGTAACCGTCGCGTTCGACCTAATCAAGGGCCAACCTACCATGGAGCCTGTTTCCATCACTAAAATATACCAAGGACATTACCGGTATGGTGATGAAGAAAATCCTATTGAAAATGTATTAAAACCGATAAATGTATCTAAAGAAGAAGGAACTTCTTTGGGACGATTTAGGATCATCCAGACAGGTCATGGCATGGACAGACCTGATGGCTGTGGAGAATTCTGTAACAAGTTCAGGGATTTTCTTTTGGATGGAAAAGTAATGGCCAGCAGACAAATCTGGAAACAATGTGGAGAAAATCCACTTTATCCTCAGGCAGGCACTTGGATTTTTGATCGCGCGAACTGGTGTCCTGGTGATTTGATCCAGCCGGACATTTATGATTTTGAATTCAGCCAAGCTTCTAGAACGGTTCAGCTGCAAATGGAAAACTATGCCTCTCCCAAGCCAAGCGCCAACGAACTGATTTCTGCTTATGTGATCCAGTACAAGCCTTATGTAGAAAAGAATGATGTCTCCATTGAAGACGTGATTATTCCTTCTAATAAAGCCATCCACAGCCGAGTAAACCCAGCTGCTTTTGGCCCCACCATCATTGTCAAAAACAATGGAGCCAACACCTTAAATAGCCTACAAATTGATCATGGAGGTGAAAGCCAAAAACCGATCAAATTTCAATGGAAGGGCAACTTAAAACCAGGAGCAACAGATACTATCAGAATGGATGGAGTCATCCCACAAGAGGGAAAACTGCAATACAATTTTGAACTGAGCAAACCAAATGGAAAAAGAGACGGGTACACTGAAGACAACCAAATGACTTCTAGCTATTCCCGTACTCCTGTTCACGAACCAAACTTGATTTTCCATTTGGAAACCAATCATGCAGCCGAGGAGAATGCTTATAAAATTATTAATGCTAAAGGGAATATTATTTTTGATAGAGTGCTAGGCACTTTGGCTGCAGACACCACTTATAAAGATTCGCTTAACTTACCTTCTGGAGCATATCGGTTGGTACTGACCGATAAAGGAGGGGATGGTCTGGAATTTTGGTACAAAACAAAAGCTGGACGAGGAAAGGCCATTTTACTCAACCAAGAAGGTAAAATCCTCAAAAGTTTCGATTCTGACTTTGGCAGCAGCATTACCTATAATTTTACTGTCGGAGAAAACACTGACCCTATCAAAGAAGACGAAATCTCCTTGGGTGTGTTTCCTACCCGAACCAATGACTTCACCTATTTTGATTACCTTTCCAACAACCCTGAAGAAGTTTTTATCAGATTGATAAAGGATCCTGGCGGAGAAGTAGTCGAAGAACATCATTACCTGGACTTCAAGGAAGGAAGACTTACCTTTGACCTGAGTAGGTACCCCAAAAGCCGGTACTACTTCCGCGTCTATGTCAAAGGAAAGGTGGTGTACAATAAACGGGTACGCGTCAAAGAGTAA
- a CDS encoding sulfatase — translation MRNFKNFLLGLAGTILLLSCQSQESNEQSTQQAKPKSKPNVLVILTDDQGTFDINAFGSEDLETPNLDRIAHEGTRFTQFYAAAPVCSPSRASLLTGKFNFHARLFGNVAPPHADPEFKSGLPTDEITMAEVFKKGGYNTALIGKWHLGHSPEKLPNGQGFDYFFGHQRGCIDNFSHFFFWHGPNMHDLYRNEEEVYYQGEFFGDLMVDEVKKFTAPEKEDPFFIYWAINMPHYPYQGRKKWLDHYKDTPSPRKEYAAFISTFDEMIGEVLNHLEATGQLDNTIIVYQSDHGHSTEERAFYGGGDNGPFHGAKFCMLEGGIRVPAMIRYPKAIPANELRNQMANSIDWLPTLAELTNTEIPNKDDIDGKSLMPIIKDKNTPSQHDVLHWATGDPEITTNSWAVRKGDWKLHGNPWDSEKELEFGEDDKLYLVNMATDSTETTNLAKQRPDKVKELLKIHNDWNQEMINLKNK, via the coding sequence ATGAGAAATTTCAAAAACTTCCTTCTAGGACTTGCTGGAACTATACTTCTACTTTCCTGCCAAAGTCAAGAAAGCAATGAACAAAGCACTCAGCAAGCCAAACCAAAAAGTAAACCTAATGTGTTGGTTATTTTAACAGATGACCAAGGCACCTTTGATATCAATGCTTTTGGTTCTGAGGACCTGGAAACGCCGAATCTAGACCGAATCGCACACGAAGGAACCCGGTTCACTCAATTCTATGCGGCTGCACCAGTATGCTCCCCATCCAGAGCCAGTTTGCTTACAGGAAAATTCAACTTTCATGCTCGCTTGTTTGGCAATGTAGCACCGCCACATGCTGACCCGGAGTTCAAGTCTGGCCTTCCAACGGATGAGATCACCATGGCAGAGGTTTTCAAGAAGGGAGGATATAATACAGCATTGATCGGAAAGTGGCACTTGGGACACAGTCCGGAAAAACTACCAAATGGCCAAGGCTTTGATTATTTCTTTGGTCACCAAAGAGGATGTATCGACAACTTCTCCCATTTCTTTTTTTGGCATGGCCCCAATATGCATGACCTTTACAGAAACGAAGAAGAGGTGTATTACCAAGGAGAATTCTTTGGTGACCTTATGGTCGATGAAGTCAAAAAATTCACTGCACCTGAAAAAGAAGACCCATTCTTTATCTATTGGGCCATCAACATGCCTCACTACCCTTATCAAGGCAGAAAAAAGTGGCTAGATCATTATAAGGACACCCCTAGCCCAAGAAAAGAATACGCGGCATTTATCAGTACTTTTGACGAAATGATAGGTGAGGTATTGAATCATTTGGAAGCTACTGGACAACTGGACAATACCATTATAGTTTACCAGTCTGACCATGGTCATAGCACTGAGGAACGAGCTTTCTATGGTGGTGGTGACAATGGTCCATTCCATGGTGCCAAGTTCTGTATGCTGGAAGGAGGGATTCGTGTACCTGCCATGATTCGCTACCCGAAAGCAATACCGGCCAATGAACTCAGAAACCAAATGGCCAACAGCATAGACTGGTTGCCTACTTTGGCCGAACTGACCAATACTGAAATTCCAAATAAGGATGATATAGACGGAAAGAGCTTGATGCCAATCATCAAAGATAAAAATACACCTTCCCAACATGATGTTTTACACTGGGCTACTGGTGACCCTGAAATCACCACTAATTCATGGGCTGTGCGAAAAGGAGATTGGAAACTTCATGGCAACCCTTGGGATTCTGAAAAAGAGCTGGAGTTTGGTGAAGACGATAAATTATACTTGGTCAACATGGCTACGGACTCTACAGAGACCACCAACCTTGCGAAGCAGCGTCCTGATAAAGTCAAGGAACTTCTTAAAATTCATAATGACTGGAATCAAGAGATGATCAATCTCAAAAACAAATAA
- a CDS encoding RNA polymerase sigma factor, whose protein sequence is MFKAGKDIDREKVEALKKGDEFAYNSLFRKYAKKIYHVSRKMRLGHEDAEGVVQEVFIKIWRNRENLDPSLSFNAYLITITRSIVIRQIERQVKLSIYKDHLFMTTDKGHNHTEDYVIFSDLMDESCKVMDSLPPQQKQVFMMKNFDHLSLDEIADQLQVSKKTVKNHFFRANKSLKEKLLDSKIISLVFLIASCLIVSVNFL, encoded by the coding sequence ATGTTTAAAGCAGGGAAAGATATAGATAGAGAAAAGGTGGAGGCCTTGAAAAAGGGTGATGAATTTGCTTATAATAGCCTATTTAGGAAATACGCCAAGAAAATCTATCATGTTTCCCGAAAAATGCGATTGGGTCATGAGGATGCTGAAGGAGTGGTTCAGGAAGTGTTTATCAAAATTTGGAGAAACCGAGAAAACCTGGATCCTTCATTATCATTTAATGCATACTTAATTACCATTACACGGTCTATAGTCATTAGGCAAATAGAAAGACAAGTGAAGCTTTCTATTTACAAGGATCATTTATTCATGACAACCGATAAAGGACATAATCATACGGAAGACTATGTGATTTTTTCAGACTTGATGGATGAGTCATGTAAGGTGATGGACAGTCTTCCTCCTCAACAAAAGCAAGTCTTTATGATGAAAAATTTTGATCATCTAAGTCTTGATGAAATAGCTGATCAACTTCAGGTTTCAAAAAAGACTGTAAAGAATCATTTTTTCAGGGCTAACAAATCCCTTAAAGAAAAGCTTCTTGATTCAAAAATAATTTCACTGGTTTTCCTTATTGCAAGCTGTCTGATAGTGAGTGTGAATTTTTTGTAA
- a CDS encoding FecR family protein, translating to MDRYKQLKDFLEHKLSEQESKEFVEWFLSEGGREKLSAAIDDAWDQPHKNENYAELDIETLLKKTHQKKNDEVILTHSKSHKKEVRLIDSKKRLSSWKIAASITIVFLLSLLTFQLFKKVPKEDVIQEKIFVTKSNPSGMKTKIRLPDGSMVYLNSESSITYPKDFISDRKITLIGEAFFEVKKDSLHPFEVKSHRLITQALGTSFNIKAFEKEKIEVALLTGKVSVSDKVTDQVLFLDPGEGAVVKGNSPSLKKQKIDIKFITQWMYGVLEFKKTPFPEIIKELERWYGVTITVKGDASAIKGSGRFRDGESLDNVLDVLSYSMSFDYAISKNEVTINLTQ from the coding sequence ATGGATAGGTACAAACAATTAAAAGACTTTTTGGAACACAAACTTTCTGAACAGGAATCGAAAGAGTTTGTGGAATGGTTTTTATCCGAAGGGGGGAGAGAAAAACTGTCTGCTGCCATAGATGATGCTTGGGATCAGCCCCATAAAAATGAAAATTATGCAGAGTTAGACATTGAAACATTACTAAAGAAGACTCATCAAAAGAAAAATGATGAGGTAATACTAACTCATTCGAAATCCCATAAGAAGGAAGTTAGGTTAATAGATAGTAAGAAAAGGTTGTCTTCTTGGAAAATAGCTGCTTCAATAACCATTGTTTTTTTATTGTCTCTTTTAACTTTTCAATTGTTTAAAAAAGTGCCTAAAGAGGATGTAATTCAGGAGAAAATTTTTGTAACAAAATCCAATCCATCTGGTATGAAGACAAAAATTAGACTTCCTGATGGATCTATGGTGTATCTAAATTCTGAGAGCAGCATCACCTACCCAAAGGACTTTATTAGTGACCGGAAAATAACTTTAATTGGAGAAGCATTTTTTGAAGTGAAGAAGGATAGTTTGCATCCGTTTGAGGTGAAAAGTCATAGGCTAATTACTCAAGCTTTAGGTACGTCATTCAACATTAAAGCTTTTGAGAAAGAAAAGATTGAGGTGGCACTTTTAACTGGAAAAGTGAGTGTCAGTGATAAAGTGACAGATCAGGTCTTGTTTTTAGATCCAGGTGAAGGAGCAGTGGTAAAGGGGAATTCTCCTTCATTGAAAAAGCAAAAGATAGATATCAAATTTATTACCCAGTGGATGTATGGAGTTTTGGAGTTTAAGAAGACTCCATTTCCTGAAATTATCAAAGAGCTAGAAAGATGGTATGGTGTGACCATAACTGTAAAAGGAGATGCGAGCGCTATTAAAGGTTCAGGTAGGTTTAGGGATGGAGAATCCCTTGATAATGTGCTTGATGTGTTAAGCTATTCGATGAGCTTTGATTATGCAATAAGTAAAAATGAAGTAACAATTAACCTAACCCAATAA